One Mesomycoplasma molare genomic window carries:
- a CDS encoding MGA_1079 family surface serine endopeptidase: MKNKKIKKKLAFLLTLASTATLLSCSTSELNQEQKGNKENSQEFKEIEKYFSDNDSSIFSTIKETVLKDYFSQSFNKKDFNSSLISFLSYYKKIFDLKVENSIINDLKINEFNKEEISQKLLSYDKIVNTNFLIFKNVNEILVKDIEDTYVKLLENNKALKLVNDNYVDFINLIIDSEVNASLFSTYLKNNFIEIINFNKKDETLKNIISLNKNLLFINDLFLEFKNHINKLNTEKEEFEILKASIVKENDLTSLIAKAEKIKKSILDKIKENNLVSEGISKEKEKLLNEIENDSFLSEEEKNNFKEKLNNINSSTEIKEFIKELDNFKNDLKNKINEIINDESYLNIFSKEDYEIFKFYLHTIDTKEKLTDFKNNLTLLKEKITLLKNKIQEIENNINNNSLKPETALEYYKNKVKVDYLLKDEKIKLNNLSNLSVFNENIDNILEEINLVINNDSSISASGKTLIDLFREEATANLTYNLKENLDHFDLNNYLYSASINDKNNKMYLNDGDTETIDYEIKNISLKSENINVLNLIIKASLKSNPNIFVELQKELSGFNPNNDTNSVLNSINPLDIDEIFNVDYNKINLYSESEFSSLSIDELSEIFSKKTEGIGRFFTYKIANFIELSDQKVKLNISIEHNGNSVKNIQLLTKNVVTFRPENKTKEEIKDELDLAETLKIINGDIKLFLSALKFKKDSLKNHSYYMAKEAIKAFENEYIMPKFGKYEVYIKNIATFDNNNGYVFARLSYKENGEIKPNAPTSSQKVIYNFRKINFEDINPINNKYFQEEDFINKDTQQIPAEDVEIFNNLTEANFSYRLAAGKTYNADDFIKYRSLNIKNFIEQEAFRKFEYFITLSAASNKKANNLDNEDFLDLNVGIYDKDIVIQDDSAAITKIKNNYFVYAFDFKLIGRRGLEFKLGFINKKNPNLRYKLDKTFSLINLVNDYEQALYPEVMLNNIKYSDLSIDQSALSSKRAFEFKNDLESLNSAITLKTNDEYLEYKGFKLNKNNFKIIDIKKIKNDEAYIRFGTFKYDYSLNKDKTIKREKVEIKGSNWYKISGFALAEINENNPNENLDFNNSNLETTFENSTTIKRKRVIEQYWKDLTWTLNEESNVASWLFDKKYIEKTLLNNSFNRKLNFHIYGYRFINDFRKNARINSKIDGINFTVNFDELLEKGTLIEEFTIPRTTLKNNSIPEVKIKAIFNWNEEKGIKVALVILGNSNKIVISQPESLTFAENEVFKPEQAFVMLPAGAKVSLEYSNSIEEEEFIETNKFNYNDVDYNQLNQPILFSNNIDQILNREVYFPNQNVPFKLNNGYLMDLDPIRFKTQRENKFVSGIWNRTMRYTQGTATMIGKVNDDPNDGRFYFLTNHHVQGMDDQINNWSDYSGDNFLKEYTNKNSKTKFKYYLTVPYEYIRNNINPGPSTDGAGWGINYVSDTEKNPGFEVSTTFVWTGQKQLDKKTGTNEINADLTIVIWDVKPIIKALKERGMMHAAKHLENWFNLKKLSFNWEASKYSFIPGPHTKDIAHIGFPLGDQSGYINHRAKTSENSVTVNIQNDYAFVRITQGNSGTGFFMGENEYVSTLYGGHLGTELFGRNYDTENYNYFGINWNNEDPLSLKNNRSFASMIIRANAQNPNLYDLPWFLKSAKSNN; encoded by the coding sequence ATGAAAAACAAAAAAATAAAAAAGAAATTAGCATTTTTATTAACTTTAGCTAGTACTGCAACACTTCTTTCATGTTCAACAAGTGAATTAAATCAAGAACAAAAAGGAAATAAAGAAAATAGTCAAGAATTTAAAGAAATAGAGAAATATTTCTCTGATAATGATAGTTCTATCTTTTCTACTATTAAAGAAACGGTTTTAAAAGATTATTTTAGTCAAAGTTTTAATAAAAAAGATTTTAATTCTAGTTTAATTTCTTTTCTTTCTTATTATAAAAAAATCTTCGATTTAAAAGTTGAAAATTCTATTATTAATGATTTAAAAATTAATGAATTTAATAAAGAAGAAATATCTCAAAAATTGTTGTCTTATGACAAAATAGTTAACACAAACTTTTTAATTTTTAAAAACGTAAATGAAATTTTGGTTAAAGATATTGAAGATACATATGTTAAGTTATTAGAAAACAATAAGGCATTAAAATTAGTTAATGATAACTATGTGGATTTTATTAATTTAATTATTGATTCAGAAGTTAATGCTTCATTATTTTCAACTTATTTAAAAAATAATTTTATTGAAATAATTAATTTCAATAAAAAAGATGAAACTTTAAAAAATATAATTTCTTTAAATAAAAACTTACTTTTCATAAATGATTTATTTTTAGAATTTAAAAATCATATTAATAAATTGAATACAGAAAAAGAAGAATTCGAAATATTAAAAGCTTCAATAGTAAAAGAAAATGATCTAACAAGTTTGATTGCTAAAGCAGAAAAAATAAAGAAATCTATTTTAGATAAAATTAAAGAAAACAATCTTGTTTCAGAAGGAATTTCAAAAGAAAAAGAAAAATTATTGAATGAAATAGAGAATGATAGTTTTCTATCAGAAGAAGAAAAAAATAATTTCAAAGAAAAACTTAATAACATTAATTCTTCAACAGAAATTAAAGAATTTATAAAAGAGTTAGATAATTTTAAAAATGATTTAAAAAATAAAATAAATGAAATAATCAACGATGAAAGTTATTTAAATATTTTTTCAAAAGAAGATTATGAAATTTTTAAATTTTATTTACACACTATAGATACAAAAGAAAAATTAACAGATTTTAAGAATAATTTAACCCTTTTAAAAGAAAAAATAACCCTTTTAAAAAATAAAATCCAAGAAATCGAAAATAATATAAATAATAATTCATTAAAACCAGAAACTGCATTGGAATACTATAAAAACAAAGTAAAGGTAGATTATTTATTAAAAGATGAAAAAATTAAACTAAATAATTTATCAAATTTATCAGTTTTTAACGAAAATATAGATAATATTTTAGAAGAAATAAATTTAGTTATTAATAATGATAGTAGTATTAGCGCAAGCGGGAAAACTTTAATTGATTTATTTAGAGAAGAAGCAACAGCAAATTTAACTTATAACTTAAAAGAAAATTTAGATCATTTTGATCTAAATAATTATCTATATTCTGCTTCTATTAATGACAAAAATAATAAAATGTATTTAAACGACGGAGATACAGAAACTATTGATTATGAGATAAAAAACATTTCTTTAAAGAGTGAAAATATAAATGTATTGAATTTGATTATAAAAGCTAGTTTAAAATCTAATCCAAACATTTTTGTTGAATTGCAAAAAGAATTGTCAGGGTTTAATCCAAATAATGATACAAATTCTGTTTTAAATAGTATTAATCCATTAGATATTGATGAAATTTTTAATGTTGATTATAATAAAATAAATCTTTATTCTGAAAGTGAATTTTCATCTCTTTCAATTGACGAGTTAAGTGAGATATTTAGCAAAAAAACAGAAGGAATAGGTAGATTTTTTACTTATAAAATTGCTAATTTTATAGAACTAAGTGATCAAAAAGTTAAATTGAATATTTCTATTGAGCACAATGGAAATTCTGTAAAAAATATTCAATTGTTAACTAAAAATGTAGTTACTTTTAGACCAGAAAATAAAACAAAAGAAGAAATCAAAGATGAACTAGATTTAGCTGAAACTTTAAAGATTATAAATGGAGATATTAAACTATTTTTATCAGCATTGAAATTTAAGAAAGATTCACTAAAAAATCATAGTTATTATATGGCTAAAGAAGCTATAAAAGCGTTTGAAAATGAATATATAATGCCGAAGTTTGGTAAATATGAAGTATATATAAAAAATATTGCTACATTTGACAATAATAATGGTTATGTTTTTGCAAGACTTTCATACAAAGAAAATGGTGAAATCAAACCTAATGCACCAACTTCTAGTCAAAAAGTGATTTACAATTTTAGAAAAATTAATTTTGAAGATATAAATCCTATTAATAATAAATATTTCCAAGAAGAAGATTTTATTAATAAAGATACACAACAAATACCTGCAGAAGATGTCGAAATCTTTAATAACTTAACAGAAGCTAATTTTTCATATCGTTTAGCTGCCGGAAAAACTTACAACGCTGATGATTTTATTAAATATAGATCTTTAAATATAAAAAACTTTATAGAACAAGAGGCGTTTAGAAAATTTGAATATTTTATAACTTTATCTGCGGCTTCAAACAAAAAAGCTAATAATTTAGATAATGAAGATTTTTTAGATTTAAATGTTGGAATTTATGATAAAGACATAGTAATTCAAGATGATAGTGCGGCAATTACAAAAATAAAAAATAATTATTTTGTTTATGCATTTGACTTTAAATTAATAGGAAGAAGAGGATTAGAATTTAAATTAGGTTTTATAAATAAAAAGAACCCTAATTTAAGATATAAATTAGATAAAACATTTTCTTTAATAAACTTGGTAAATGATTATGAACAAGCACTTTATCCAGAAGTTATGCTAAATAATATAAAATATAGCGATTTATCGATAGATCAAAGCGCTTTATCTTCAAAAAGGGCATTTGAATTCAAAAATGACTTGGAATCTTTAAATAGCGCCATTACTTTAAAAACAAATGATGAATATTTAGAATATAAAGGGTTTAAGTTAAACAAAAACAATTTTAAAATAATTGATATTAAAAAAATAAAAAATGATGAAGCATACATTAGATTTGGTACTTTTAAATATGATTATTCATTAAATAAAGATAAAACAATTAAAAGAGAAAAAGTTGAAATTAAAGGAAGCAATTGATACAAAATCTCAGGATTTGCATTAGCTGAAATTAATGAAAATAATCCTAATGAAAATTTAGACTTTAATAATTCTAATTTAGAAACAACTTTTGAAAACAGTACTACAATTAAAAGAAAAAGAGTAATTGAACAATATTGAAAAGATTTAACTTGAACTTTAAATGAAGAATCAAATGTTGCATCATGATTGTTTGATAAAAAATACATTGAAAAAACATTGTTAAATAACTCTTTTAATAGAAAACTAAATTTCCATATTTATGGATATAGATTTATAAATGATTTTAGAAAAAATGCAAGAATTAATTCTAAAATTGATGGTATAAATTTTACAGTTAACTTTGATGAATTATTAGAAAAAGGAACATTAATTGAAGAATTTACTATTCCTAGAACAACTTTAAAAAATAATTCAATTCCTGAAGTAAAAATAAAAGCAATTTTTAATTGAAACGAAGAAAAAGGTATAAAAGTTGCACTAGTTATTTTAGGGAACTCAAATAAAATAGTTATTTCACAACCTGAGAGTTTAACTTTTGCAGAAAATGAAGTTTTTAAACCTGAACAAGCTTTTGTTATGCTACCAGCAGGTGCGAAAGTTAGTTTAGAATATAGCAATTCTATTGAAGAAGAAGAATTTATTGAAACTAATAAATTCAATTACAACGACGTTGATTATAATCAATTAAATCAACCTATTTTATTTTCAAACAATATAGATCAAATTTTAAATAGAGAAGTTTACTTCCCTAACCAAAATGTGCCGTTCAAATTAAATAATGGTTATTTAATGGATTTAGATCCAATTAGATTTAAAACTCAAAGAGAAAATAAATTTGTATCTGGTATTTGGAATAGAACTATGAGATATACTCAAGGAACAGCGACAATGATCGGGAAAGTAAATGATGACCCTAATGATGGAAGATTTTATTTTTTAACAAATCATCATGTTCAAGGAATGGATGACCAAATAAACAATTGATCTGACTATAGTGGCGATAATTTCTTAAAAGAATATACTAATAAAAATTCAAAAACTAAATTTAAATATTATCTAACTGTACCATATGAATATATTAGAAATAATATAAACCCAGGCCCTTCAACAGATGGTGCTGGTTGAGGTATAAATTATGTAAGTGATACAGAAAAAAATCCTGGTTTTGAAGTATCTACAACTTTCGTATGAACAGGACAAAAACAATTAGATAAAAAGACCGGAACTAATGAGATAAATGCAGACTTAACAATAGTTATTTGAGATGTAAAACCCATTATAAAGGCGCTTAAAGAAAGAGGTATGATGCATGCCGCTAAACATTTAGAAAATTGGTTTAATTTAAAAAAATTGTCCTTTAATTGAGAAGCTTCGAAATATTCCTTTATACCCGGACCACATACTAAAGATATTGCTCATATTGGATTCCCTTTAGGAGATCAAAGTGGTTATATAAATCATAGAGCAAAAACTTCAGAAAATTCAGTTACAGTAAATATTCAAAATGACTATGCATTCGTTCGTATAACACAAGGAAACTCTGGTACAGGATTTTTTATGGGAGAAAATGAATACGTATCTACACTTTATGGCGGGCATTTAGGAACGGAACTTTTTGGAAGAAATTATGATACAGAAAATTATAATTATTTCGGTATTAATTGAAACAACGAAGATCCTCTAAGCTTAAAAAATAACAGATCTTTTGCGTCAATGATAATAAGAGCGAATGCTCAAAATCCAAACCTTTATGATTTACCTTGATTTTTAAAATCAGCAAAATCTAATAACTAA
- a CDS encoding YgjP-like metallopeptidase domain-containing protein, translating to MEEIKIIEIDGYKVKTIVNKPKYSRTYIHIRKGILHVYPSIKISSDDELFEKIAKYFRKNKELYLNYSPEKINLEEKIFYLLGEKIEFNITQNGKSIVFSCKKILVEDKLFRSLAAVKKFLKNYCEEKLLQHLIIRTNEIENQLVRIHHPVSINKTFRYAYARHTRLGKKCLRIEYKPSIFAYSKEIIDSIIFHELTHCLYSAHKKMFWKTLFSYYPEEKYKLYDKKLALNNFK from the coding sequence ATGGAAGAAATTAAAATTATTGAAATAGATGGTTATAAAGTAAAAACTATTGTAAATAAACCTAAATATTCCAGAACTTATATACATATAAGAAAAGGAATTTTACACGTTTATCCGTCGATAAAAATTTCTAGCGATGATGAACTTTTTGAAAAAATAGCGAAATATTTTAGAAAAAATAAAGAACTATATCTAAATTATTCTCCTGAAAAAATAAACTTAGAAGAGAAAATATTTTATTTATTAGGTGAAAAAATTGAATTTAATATAACACAAAATGGTAAATCAATAGTTTTTAGTTGTAAAAAAATACTTGTAGAGGATAAATTATTTAGATCTTTAGCAGCTGTAAAAAAGTTTTTGAAAAATTATTGCGAAGAGAAACTATTGCAACATTTAATTATTAGAACAAATGAAATAGAAAATCAACTAGTTAGAATTCATCATCCGGTATCTATAAATAAAACTTTTAGATATGCATATGCCAGGCATACTAGATTAGGTAAAAAATGTTTGAGAATTGAATATAAACCATCTATTTTTGCTTATTCTAAAGAAATAATAGATTCAATAATATTTCATGAATTAACACATTGTTTATATTCTGCTCATAAAAAAATGTTTTGAAAAACTTTATTTTCTTATTATCCTGAAGAAAAATATAAACTATATGATAAAAAACTAGCATTAAATAATTTCAAATAA
- a CDS encoding GIY-YIG nuclease family protein, whose product MLEKIKKIVPESPGVYLWKNKEQETIYIGKSKNLKNRMSQYFKGTKNSRYTYKMVEEIVSFEFFVTKNEKEALLLELDLITNQNPKYNILLKNNKRYPYLVIKKGKKLTIKIENEYKKEKSSFYFGPFPPNYGLSYISDYLKQHFLYENGLEIDEKKWNPTLVEEKYAKIKEILTKNQKSFALYLEKKYKEYILDDNKLELALQIRKFKENLEKNTDQEQNIQLQIEEDVDFFDIREFKNSYSISVFSFRYGNLLSIQKENYKKSLELNFFLLEYLEKYYQTHFLPNKIVLNNQFENNNFSLLEENIFKKIVFPKKGTFKKVSEWIEENSKKEIENTKFLEEENKKEEILLDLQEKLGLKKLNNFIIIDNSFERHRFPVSVILFYKNGENIEKHNFLKFHNNLNYSSDDKFINLGIKEFFNKNSKLKIDLIFVDGGQIQINSALKALEINNIPVFGLKKDDKHKTKEIVDINNKKYVVKENTFLFLSNIQEKVDEIAKKFHNKLSNSYLKSR is encoded by the coding sequence ATGTTAGAAAAAATAAAAAAAATAGTACCGGAAAGTCCTGGTGTATATTTATGAAAAAATAAAGAACAAGAAACAATATATATTGGTAAATCCAAAAATTTAAAAAATAGAATGAGTCAATATTTTAAAGGAACCAAAAATTCTCGTTATACATACAAAATGGTAGAAGAAATTGTGAGTTTTGAATTTTTTGTAACTAAAAATGAAAAAGAAGCCCTTTTATTAGAATTAGATTTAATTACAAATCAAAATCCTAAATATAATATCTTATTAAAAAATAATAAAAGATATCCTTATTTAGTAATTAAAAAAGGCAAAAAATTAACTATAAAAATCGAAAATGAATACAAAAAAGAAAAAAGTAGTTTTTATTTTGGACCTTTTCCTCCAAATTATGGATTATCATACATTTCAGATTATTTAAAGCAACATTTCTTATATGAAAACGGATTAGAAATTGATGAAAAAAAATGAAACCCCACATTAGTTGAAGAAAAATATGCAAAAATAAAAGAAATACTAACAAAAAATCAAAAATCTTTTGCTTTATACTTAGAAAAAAAATATAAAGAGTATATTTTGGATGACAATAAATTAGAATTAGCTCTTCAAATTAGAAAATTTAAAGAAAATTTAGAAAAGAATACAGATCAGGAACAAAATATACAACTTCAAATTGAAGAAGATGTAGATTTTTTTGATATAAGAGAATTCAAAAATTCATATAGTATATCAGTATTTTCTTTTAGATATGGGAATTTATTGTCCATACAAAAGGAAAATTACAAAAAAAGTCTAGAACTAAACTTTTTCCTTTTAGAATATTTAGAAAAGTATTATCAAACCCATTTTCTACCAAATAAAATTGTATTAAATAATCAATTTGAAAATAACAATTTTTCTTTGTTAGAAGAAAATATATTTAAAAAAATAGTCTTTCCTAAAAAAGGAACATTTAAAAAAGTTAGTGAATGAATTGAAGAAAATAGTAAAAAAGAAATTGAAAATACAAAATTCTTAGAAGAAGAGAATAAAAAAGAAGAAATATTGCTAGATTTACAAGAAAAATTAGGATTAAAAAAGTTAAACAATTTTATCATTATAGATAATTCATTTGAAAGACATAGATTTCCTGTAAGTGTAATTTTATTTTATAAAAATGGAGAAAATATAGAAAAACATAATTTTCTAAAATTTCATAATAATTTAAACTATAGCTCAGATGATAAATTTATAAATTTAGGAATAAAAGAGTTTTTTAACAAAAACAGTAAATTAAAAATTGATTTAATTTTTGTCGATGGTGGTCAAATTCAGATTAATTCAGCTCTAAAAGCTTTAGAAATAAACAATATTCCTGTTTTTGGTCTAAAAAAAGATGATAAACACAAAACAAAAGAAATAGTAGATATTAATAATAAAAAATATGTAGTGAAAGAAAACACTTTTCTTTTCTTATCTAATATTCAAGAAAAAGTTGATGAAATAGCGAAAAAATTTCATAATAAATTAAGTAATAGTTATTTAAAAAGTAGGTAA
- a CDS encoding chromate transporter, producing the protein MLSAIIFSLIAIVIIGIIVFGGGQVFMPIYQNFWLFISNKFDLNITQEKIDTIFTITNSTPGVVSTKFAAFTGILISNGAWWGWIVSLLTYLVFCLPSVFLMILSVKLIKNTEKNKYLKKVITFLNPVISGILIALAIQLFIAITFPNVYFNNLDLNYFGFKNSDKTVFFSGWRFIALIIYSLSFIVFSILWSIKKKPIIYLIIISVLCAFIVFQPWL; encoded by the coding sequence ATGTTATCAGCTATTATTTTTTCATTGATTGCTATTGTAATAATAGGGATAATAGTTTTTGGTGGTGGTCAAGTTTTTATGCCTATATATCAAAACTTTTGACTTTTTATTTCTAATAAATTTGATCTTAATATAACCCAAGAAAAAATTGATACCATTTTTACAATAACAAATTCAACTCCAGGAGTTGTTTCAACTAAGTTCGCTGCTTTTACCGGAATTTTGATTTCAAATGGAGCATGATGAGGATGAATTGTTTCTTTACTTACGTATTTGGTTTTTTGTTTACCTTCTGTATTTTTAATGATTTTGTCTGTAAAACTTATAAAAAATACAGAAAAAAATAAGTATTTAAAAAAAGTGATCACTTTTTTAAATCCAGTTATTAGTGGTATTTTAATAGCGTTAGCTATTCAACTTTTTATAGCAATCACTTTCCCTAATGTGTACTTTAATAATTTAGATTTAAATTATTTCGGTTTTAAAAATAGCGATAAAACAGTTTTCTTTTCTGGTTGAAGATTTATTGCATTAATTATTTATTCATTATCTTTTATTGTTTTTTCTATACTGTGAAGCATTAAGAAAAAACCTATTATTTATTTAATTATTATTTCTGTATTGTGTGCTTTTATTGTTTTTCAACCTTGATTATAA